The following proteins come from a genomic window of Halomarina ordinaria:
- a CDS encoding tRNA pseudouridine(54/55) synthase Pus10 — MDVIEVAERALDTGAVCDACLGRLVADRSFGLTNAQRGNAMRVAAALAADEPYEAPDATACWVCEGECTRFEEYAERALAALGGWEFRTYQVGTRVPPLLEENDRFLREDAGLPEDAGEGMNGEFNREVGKRIGAGVPEADLDLERPDVLVLLDLSTDEIEVQVNSAFVYGRYRKLERDIPQTRWPCSDCGTTGRQRGAPCETCDGTGYRYGTSVEQLTAPVVLEAMKGSEAVFHGAGREDVDALMLEGGRPFVIEVKEPRVRAVDVEDLQREVNEFADGRAEVLGLRLATHDMVERVKNLDASKTYRATVEFADPVAPEDFRAALDELEGTTVDQRTPNRVSHRRADLVRTRTVYELDGELTDDHHATVDIHGEGGLYVKELVSGDEGRTEPSLASLLGVESEVAALDVLRVEGEDEPFEDPDFFRDSTAE; from the coding sequence ATGGACGTCATCGAAGTCGCCGAGAGGGCGCTCGACACGGGCGCGGTCTGTGACGCCTGCCTCGGTCGACTCGTCGCGGACCGGAGTTTCGGGTTGACCAACGCCCAGCGCGGGAACGCGATGCGCGTGGCGGCCGCGCTCGCGGCCGACGAACCGTACGAGGCGCCCGACGCGACCGCCTGCTGGGTCTGCGAGGGCGAGTGTACACGCTTCGAGGAGTACGCGGAGCGGGCGCTCGCGGCGCTCGGCGGGTGGGAGTTCCGGACCTACCAGGTCGGGACGCGCGTCCCGCCGTTGCTGGAGGAGAACGACCGCTTCCTCCGCGAGGACGCCGGTCTCCCCGAGGACGCGGGCGAGGGGATGAACGGCGAGTTCAACCGCGAGGTGGGAAAGCGAATCGGGGCGGGCGTCCCGGAGGCCGACCTCGACCTCGAACGCCCGGACGTGCTCGTCCTCCTCGACCTCTCGACCGACGAGATAGAGGTGCAGGTGAACTCCGCGTTCGTCTACGGGCGCTACCGCAAACTCGAACGCGACATCCCGCAGACGCGCTGGCCCTGCTCGGACTGCGGCACGACCGGCCGCCAGCGCGGCGCGCCCTGCGAGACGTGCGACGGGACGGGCTACCGCTACGGGACGAGCGTCGAGCAGTTGACCGCCCCGGTCGTACTGGAGGCGATGAAGGGCTCCGAGGCCGTCTTCCACGGCGCGGGCCGCGAGGACGTCGACGCCCTCATGCTGGAGGGGGGCCGGCCGTTCGTCATCGAGGTGAAAGAGCCCCGCGTCCGGGCGGTCGACGTCGAGGACCTCCAGCGCGAGGTCAACGAGTTCGCCGACGGGCGCGCCGAGGTGCTCGGCCTGCGCCTCGCCACGCACGACATGGTCGAGCGGGTGAAGAACCTCGACGCCTCGAAGACCTACCGTGCGACCGTCGAGTTCGCCGACCCGGTCGCCCCCGAGGACTTCCGGGCGGCGCTCGACGAACTCGAGGGGACGACCGTCGACCAGCGCACCCCCAACCGGGTGAGCCACCGACGGGCGGACCTCGTGCGCACCCGGACCGTGTACGAACTGGACGGCGAGTTGACCGACGACCACCACGCGACCGTCGACATCCACGGCGAGGGCGGCCTCTACGTCAAGGAACTCGTCTCCGGCGACGAGGGGCGGACGGAACCGAGCCTCGCCAGCCTCCTCGGGGTCGAGAGCGAGGTGGCCGCCCTCGACGTGCTCCGCGTCGAGGGGGAGGACGAACCGTTCGAGGACCCCGATTTCTTCCGCGATTCGACGGCGGAGTGA
- a CDS encoding preprotein translocase subunit SecD yields the protein MSRLGAVRQNWRIVLLVLFLVGSSVGLFFPGGGGADAPAAGANATAAGSDGPTNLDYGLELAGGTRLRAPLVGLTAEGVAVDPQEERDAQRAIANELGVSQLDVQVRADVNETEGGAVEVFSENVTQEEFATALQNSGYDVQQSDVRQGVTRETMETAVEVLNRKIQGSAGFAGGGASVVTAADGQTFVLVEAPGVNRTELIDLIGDRGRVEIVATAPAENATNATNGSDYREVSLLTQDDLADVGTVQRDQQDRPVVPVVLRDSAAEDFATTLQDLGFTSPEGIASCRYDQNPEDPGYCLLTVVDGEVVYSASMGQSLARSIESGDFETDPAYQTSAANLSEAQELRLNLEAGALPAELDIDSGTTYFLQPSLAERFKSLSLATGLVASIAVAAVVAYRYREPSVALPLILTAMAEVYILLGFAAAVGLALDLSHIAGFIAVIGTGVDDLVIIADEILQQGDVRTDKVFRSRFRRAFWVIGAAAATTIVAMSPLAVLSLGDLQGFAVITIVGVLIGVLVTRPAYGDVLRNLVLD from the coding sequence ATGAGTCGCCTCGGCGCCGTCCGCCAGAACTGGCGTATCGTCCTGCTCGTCCTGTTCCTCGTCGGGAGCAGCGTCGGCCTGTTCTTCCCCGGCGGTGGCGGCGCGGACGCGCCGGCCGCCGGCGCGAACGCGACGGCCGCCGGTTCGGACGGCCCGACCAACCTCGACTACGGCCTCGAACTGGCCGGCGGGACGCGCCTGCGCGCGCCGCTGGTCGGCCTCACGGCGGAGGGCGTCGCCGTCGACCCACAGGAGGAGCGTGACGCCCAGCGGGCCATCGCGAACGAACTCGGCGTCTCGCAACTCGACGTGCAGGTACGCGCCGACGTCAACGAGACCGAGGGCGGTGCCGTGGAGGTGTTCTCGGAGAACGTCACGCAGGAGGAGTTCGCGACGGCGCTCCAGAACTCGGGCTACGACGTCCAGCAGAGCGACGTCAGGCAGGGCGTCACGCGCGAGACGATGGAGACGGCCGTCGAGGTGCTCAACCGGAAGATACAGGGCTCCGCCGGGTTCGCCGGCGGCGGGGCGAGCGTCGTCACGGCCGCGGACGGCCAGACGTTCGTCCTCGTCGAGGCGCCGGGCGTGAACCGGACGGAACTCATCGACCTCATCGGCGACCGCGGGCGGGTCGAGATCGTCGCCACCGCCCCGGCCGAGAACGCCACCAACGCCACCAACGGCTCCGACTACCGCGAGGTGTCGCTGCTCACGCAGGACGACCTCGCCGACGTCGGCACGGTCCAGCGCGACCAGCAGGACCGGCCGGTCGTCCCCGTGGTGCTCCGTGACAGCGCCGCGGAGGACTTCGCCACCACGCTCCAGGACCTCGGCTTCACCTCGCCGGAGGGTATCGCCTCCTGTCGTTACGACCAGAACCCGGAGGACCCGGGCTACTGCCTGCTGACGGTCGTCGACGGCGAGGTGGTCTACTCGGCGTCGATGGGCCAGAGCCTCGCCCGGAGCATCGAGAGCGGTGACTTCGAGACGGACCCCGCCTACCAGACCAGCGCGGCCAACCTCTCGGAGGCACAGGAACTGCGCCTGAACCTGGAGGCGGGGGCGCTCCCGGCGGAACTCGACATCGACTCGGGGACGACGTACTTCCTCCAGCCGAGCCTCGCCGAGCGCTTCAAGTCGCTCTCGCTGGCGACGGGGCTCGTCGCGTCCATCGCCGTCGCCGCCGTCGTCGCCTACCGCTACCGCGAACCGTCGGTCGCGCTCCCGCTCATCCTGACGGCGATGGCCGAGGTGTACATCCTCCTCGGGTTCGCCGCCGCGGTGGGCCTCGCGCTCGACCTCTCGCACATCGCGGGGTTCATCGCCGTCATCGGGACGGGGGTGGACGACCTGGTCATCATCGCCGACGAGATACTGCAACAGGGGGACGTGCGGACGGACAAGGTGTTCCGCTCGCGGTTCCGCCGGGCGTTCTGGGTCATCGGCGCGGCGGCCGCCACCACCATCGTCGCCATGTCGCCGCTGGCGGTGCTCTCGCTCGGCGACCTGCAGGGCTTCGCCGTCATCACCATCGTCGGCGTCCTCATCGGCGTCCTCGTCACGCGGCCGGCGTACGGCGACGTGCTCCGGAACCTCGTGCTCGACTAG
- a CDS encoding HalOD1 output domain-containing protein: MTEDRRMRWNRGSLACDVVRTVAAVRGVPPATLEHRLYDAVDADALERLFAARPDGSARRPGRASFVLAECRVVVEADGGVVAYRLDE, encoded by the coding sequence GTGACCGAGGACCGACGGATGCGGTGGAACCGCGGGTCGCTCGCCTGCGACGTCGTCCGCACCGTGGCGGCCGTTCGCGGCGTCCCGCCGGCGACGCTCGAACACCGACTGTACGACGCCGTCGACGCCGACGCGCTCGAACGCCTGTTCGCCGCCCGCCCGGACGGGAGCGCGCGGCGCCCCGGGCGCGCCTCGTTCGTCCTCGCCGAGTGTCGGGTGGTCGTCGAGGCCGACGGCGGCGTCGTCGCCTACCGACTCGACGAGTGA
- a CDS encoding polysaccharide deacetylase family protein, whose protein sequence is MERDRRLTTRRAFLATGSLALGTGCVGSLRTRSPDDESTNRTVPRRDGPSDRSDDDARGDEEPDAHREGPDGVRPPYQGRYVARGRLVDDMSDLSAWSGRGTVEADESVYFDGPQSLRYTDTERVALERTFDEPLDLSDAALSLAGYFEEPADGQPTLTVTAFAPDSSNCVRFRHPYIANKDAGWQRFDLAPCEVKGSPDLADVRTLHVMLYAGKGKEARLWLDDVRLHPKPDRGKLLFRFDDSHRHHYTDYFTTLEEYGYPGIEAVVRNSIGRGDRLTVPMLHRMQDAGWDLCNHMTAHQNVTELSEETLRADVREMAAFFEENGITRGTNFHIYTFGAYDGPSMDVLADYFDLAFGGGGPTNYALTNPMCVGSVGVDGDLEGAKELVDLAVEHRSLSIPLFHHFDAEDFAELVEYVHAYEARGDLDVVSASDLWEHQRSGEHW, encoded by the coding sequence ATGGAGAGAGACAGACGACTCACGACACGACGGGCGTTTCTCGCGACGGGGTCGCTCGCACTCGGTACGGGGTGCGTCGGGTCGCTCCGAACGAGGTCCCCGGACGACGAGTCGACGAACCGGACGGTCCCCCGCCGGGACGGCCCGAGCGATCGGAGCGACGACGACGCGCGTGGCGACGAGGAACCGGACGCGCACCGCGAGGGACCGGACGGCGTCCGACCCCCCTACCAGGGTCGGTACGTCGCCCGGGGGCGGCTCGTCGACGACATGAGCGACCTCTCCGCGTGGTCGGGTCGCGGGACCGTCGAGGCCGACGAGTCGGTCTACTTCGACGGCCCGCAGTCGCTTCGATACACCGACACCGAGCGCGTCGCCCTCGAGCGCACGTTCGACGAGCCGCTCGACCTCTCGGACGCGGCGCTCTCGCTGGCGGGGTACTTCGAGGAACCCGCCGACGGCCAGCCCACGCTGACGGTGACCGCGTTCGCGCCCGACAGCAGCAACTGCGTCCGCTTCCGGCACCCCTACATCGCGAACAAGGACGCCGGCTGGCAGCGGTTCGACCTCGCCCCCTGCGAGGTGAAGGGGTCGCCCGACCTCGCCGACGTCCGGACACTCCACGTCATGCTCTACGCCGGCAAGGGGAAGGAGGCCCGCCTCTGGCTCGACGACGTCCGCCTCCATCCCAAGCCCGACCGCGGAAAGCTCCTCTTCCGGTTCGACGACAGCCACCGCCACCACTACACGGACTACTTCACGACGCTCGAGGAGTACGGCTACCCCGGTATCGAGGCGGTCGTGCGCAACTCCATCGGCCGCGGGGACCGCCTCACCGTGCCGATGCTCCACCGGATGCAGGACGCCGGGTGGGACCTCTGTAACCACATGACCGCCCACCAGAACGTGACGGAGCTCTCCGAGGAGACGCTCCGGGCCGACGTCCGGGAGATGGCGGCCTTCTTCGAGGAGAACGGCATCACGCGCGGGACGAACTTCCACATCTACACCTTCGGCGCCTACGACGGGCCGTCGATGGACGTCCTCGCCGACTACTTCGACCTCGCGTTCGGCGGCGGCGGCCCGACGAACTACGCGCTCACGAACCCCATGTGCGTCGGCTCCGTCGGCGTCGACGGCGACCTGGAGGGGGCGAAGGAACTGGTCGACCTCGCCGTCGAGCATCGCTCGCTGTCGATTCCCCTCTTCCACCACTTCGACGCCGAGGACTTCGCGGAACTCGTCGAGTACGTCCACGCCTACGAGGCCCGCGGCGACCTCGACGTCGTCTCGGCGTCGGACCTCTGGGAACACCAGCGGTCGGGGGAACACTGGTAG
- the rnhB gene encoding ribonuclease HII yields the protein MHFGVDEAGKGPVLGPMVAACVVAPTDALPGGVDDSKRLSPGRRESLDAALRDHPAVTVGVARIPVARIDDPGTDMNSLTVAAHAEAVRDAGLDRCRACPGVLDAGDVDAERFGRRVVSSLGGGVDLRAEHRADAAYPHVAAASVVAKVERDAAVARLAATHGEVGSGYPSDPTTRTFLREYVREHGTLPECARASWKTCEDVLAAAEQSSLDAF from the coding sequence ATGCACTTCGGCGTCGACGAGGCGGGCAAGGGGCCGGTCCTCGGACCCATGGTCGCCGCCTGCGTGGTCGCCCCCACGGACGCCCTCCCCGGGGGCGTCGACGACTCGAAACGGCTCTCACCGGGTCGTCGAGAGTCGCTCGATGCGGCGCTGCGCGACCACCCGGCCGTGACCGTCGGCGTCGCCCGTATCCCGGTCGCCCGTATCGACGACCCGGGGACCGACATGAACTCGCTCACCGTCGCGGCCCACGCCGAGGCCGTGCGGGACGCCGGCCTCGACCGGTGTCGGGCCTGTCCGGGGGTCCTCGACGCGGGCGACGTCGACGCCGAGCGCTTCGGGCGGCGCGTCGTCTCGTCGCTCGGGGGCGGCGTGGACCTCCGGGCGGAACACCGCGCCGACGCGGCGTATCCGCACGTCGCGGCCGCGAGCGTCGTCGCGAAGGTCGAGCGCGACGCGGCCGTCGCCCGACTCGCCGCGACCCACGGCGAGGTGGGCAGCGGCTACCCGAGCGACCCGACCACGAGGACGTTCCTGCGCGAGTACGTCCGGGAGCACGGGACGCTCCCCGAGTGCGCGCGGGCGTCGTGGAAGACGTGCGAGGACGTGCTGGCCGCCGCCGAGCAGTCCTCGCTCGACGCCTTCTAG
- the secF gene encoding protein translocase subunit SecF — MVRFEVPDVDYTRYTNRQLLALPLATLAVALLILAGWYVTTGAPVALGVDFTGGTELQVQTDDSAEEVRATFADTDYPVEEVQAIGAGGGGDEYIVTFQATEDRQVREISAAAEEAGYEVQSSQSRSPTFGADAQQQALIGVVVAFAGMSLVVFVLFRSFVPSLAVVASAFSDVVIPIALMNLFGIELSLGTVAALLMLIGYSVDSDILLNNHVLRRSGDFYESTYRARRTGVTMTLTSIAAMTVMTVVSSPLVFGIPLLPEIGLILVFGLTADLMNTYLLNVSLLRYYKYEGVAQ; from the coding sequence ATGGTTCGTTTCGAGGTACCGGACGTTGATTACACCCGGTACACGAACCGCCAGTTGCTGGCGCTGCCCCTCGCCACGCTGGCGGTCGCCCTCCTGATACTCGCGGGCTGGTACGTCACCACGGGTGCACCCGTCGCGCTCGGGGTGGACTTCACCGGCGGGACGGAGCTACAGGTACAGACGGACGACTCCGCCGAGGAGGTCCGAGCGACCTTCGCGGACACCGACTACCCGGTCGAGGAGGTACAGGCCATCGGCGCCGGCGGCGGCGGCGACGAGTACATCGTCACGTTCCAGGCGACCGAGGACCGGCAGGTCAGAGAGATAAGCGCGGCGGCGGAGGAGGCGGGCTACGAGGTCCAGTCCTCGCAGTCGCGCTCGCCGACGTTCGGCGCCGACGCCCAGCAACAGGCGCTCATCGGCGTCGTCGTCGCCTTCGCCGGGATGAGTCTCGTCGTGTTCGTGCTCTTTCGGTCGTTCGTCCCCTCCCTCGCGGTGGTGGCGAGCGCCTTCTCGGACGTCGTCATCCCCATCGCGCTGATGAACCTCTTCGGCATCGAACTCTCGCTGGGGACGGTCGCCGCCCTCCTCATGCTCATCGGGTACAGCGTCGACTCGGACATCCTGCTGAACAACCACGTGTTACGCCGGAGCGGCGACTTCTACGAGTCGACCTACCGGGCGCGCCGGACCGGCGTCACCATGACGCTCACCTCCATCGCCGCGATGACCGTCATGACCGTCGTCTCCTCGCCGCTGGTCTTCGGTATCCCGCTGCTGCCCGAGATCGGCCTCATCCTCGTGTTCGGACTCACCGCCGACCTCATGAACACCTACCTGCTGAACGTGAGCCTGCTTCGCTACTACAAGTACGAGGGGGTCGCTCAATGA